One segment of Thamnophis elegans isolate rThaEle1 chromosome 16, rThaEle1.pri, whole genome shotgun sequence DNA contains the following:
- the PDCD7 gene encoding programmed cell death protein 7: MMSQPPQPPPPHFASRFAGPPQPAGFPPPALPPPGPFRGPPPQPFPRGLYPPFPGGGLPPFLPPPPLHPPPQWPPTLPERPPLSWRPVTPPRPTPEASDVPGDEACDGDEAWLSRFVRRRRPIAAPPHRERGLTADEAAQAAGEALRAVARVAGLCAAWRRRGDEATPGETAEAEAGLEELRALVGPLRDPGALERLRARLERGRQKRKRRQQRRQEARDARQEEEARRAERKARIDLWRARRAQEEEDRHREKELKAAADSVLSEVRKKQADTKRMAEILRGLEKLRKLRKEAAGRKGVCPPPAADEAFESEVENLKASIKKRTELYEAEERALRVMLEGEQEEERKRDMEKKLKKEREKLLQQKRNMDSKLFGDPEEFPFSHVLEPFTQYYLQAEYSLPALLQIRHEWDQYLVPTDHPEGDFIPPGWVLPSPPSSDTWATAVR, from the exons ATGATGTCTCAGCCGCCGCAGCCGCCGCCTCCTCATTTCGCCTCGCGTTTCGCGGGGCCGCCGCAGCCCGCCGGCTTTCCTCCGCCCGCGCTGCCTCCCCCGGGGCCTTTCCGGGGACCGCCGCCTCAGCCTTTCCCGCGGGGCCTCTATCCACCGTTCCCAGGCGGAGGCCTCCCGCCtttcctgccgccgccgccgcttcatCCTCCACCTCAGTGGCCGCCGACCCTGCCGGAGAGGCCGCCGTTGTCATGGAGACCGGTGACCCCGCCGCGGCCTACCCCCGAGGCCTCAGACGTGCCGGGCGACGAGGCCTGCGACGGCGACGAAGCCTGGCTCAGCCGCTTCGTCAGGCGCCGACGGCCGATCGCCGCACCTCCCCATCGGGAGCGGGGCCTGACGGCGGACGAGGCAGCGCAGGCGGCGGGCGAGGCGCTACGGGCGGTGGCGCGCGTGGCCGGGCTCTGCGCTGCCTGGCGGCGGCGGGGCGATGAAGCAACTCCGGGCGAGACGGCCGAAGCCGAGGCCGGCTTGGAAGAGCTCCGCGCTCTGGTGGGGCCGCTACGCGATCCCGGCGCTTTGGAGCGGCTGCGGGCCCGGCTGGAGCGGGGTCGTCAGAAGAGGAAGCGGCGGCAGCAGCGGAGGCAAGAGGCCCGCGACGCCCGGCAGGAGGAGGAAGCCCGGCGCGCGGAGCGCAAGGCCCGCATCGATCTCTGGAGGGCCCGGCGagcccaggaggaggaggaccggCACCGG GAAAAAGAACTTAAAGCTGCTGCCGATAGTGTGTTATCAGAAGTGAGAAAAAAGCAAGCAGACACAAAGCGGATGGCAGAAATTCTGCGTGGCTTAGAAAAGCTTAGGAAACTAAGAAAAGAAGCAGCAGGAAGGAAAG GTGTTTGTCCGCCGCCAGCTGCAGATGAAGCCTTTGAAAGCGAAGTTGAGAATTTAAAAGCATCGATTAAAAAACGCACAGAACTCTACGAAGCTGAAGAACGAGCTCTCCGAGTCATGctggaaggagagcaggaagaagaaagaaaacgaGACATggagaagaagctgaagaaggaaagggaaaaactcCTGCAGCAGAAGCGCAACATGGACTCCAAACTGTTTGGGGATCCAG aagAATTTCCATTTAGCCACGTCTTGGAGCCATTCACACAATACTATTTGCAAGCTGAATATTCCTTGCCAGCTCTCCTCCAGATCAG GCATGAATGGGATCAATACTTGGTGCCTACAGATCATCCTGAAGGAGATTTCATTCCACCAGGATGGGTCCTTCCAAGTCCTCCCTCCAGTGACACCTGGGCCACTGCTGTCAGGTGA